The following are from one region of the Streptomyces fradiae genome:
- a CDS encoding SpoIIE family protein phosphatase, protein MAAENRRLRGERARAHLLDLATGVLAVQLGVSTGDAAEHLTALAGATGMTVEDLAADVVNSVAGPRAAEGLGAPPPASPLPARRSRRTAAVVETAEDVAAAAQALLDGGLGPLGADSVWLWRLVDGGCLRLAGHAGVGAAEAAAWWWIPPAAPEAIRAVLDGNAPVWLPEGPTAGAALPGAGEGAARAVLPLRRRGTTEGVALVGWPGPVTFDPTLRRAVGGLMDVAGALLDRPDGEEAGAPVLVDLLDALTHPAALLRTGEATGTPVVEVEHVNEAAVTALGGTLPADDPSLARAFPHAHTELARLARRARHTRRPGHAARLPAGPPADGPGPLLDVRVLPAGPDRAVVLWHTTGDPGLATGRAVARLQSVATFQDSLTGGDTMWSEQAYGIFGMARDEAPLPLLALRARIHQEDGEALTALLRTLTERRTGAQTVLRTVLPDGSVRHVRVAAEPLLDGDTVTGFVGAYQDVSATRRTELALTATFDRLTAVRDQAELRHQVALQLQRAIVPEAPALGELPGGLTVAARYRPAAEEYQVGGDWYDVLPLPGGKVLLAVGDIAGHGIDSVTGMVSLRNAQRALAFTGRPPHQLMGWLNEVTLRTGGGSTATAVCALYDPEDGGLVWSSAGHLPLLLIRDGRARLLEPPQDVLLGAVPSYAYEERRTALHPGDTLLLYTDGLVERRHEGLGPGLARLLAVATRVAGRESPELLVDALLAMALGDTDDDTSVVAVRVRRPEETAGREEPGPQRLSPQAGDGS, encoded by the coding sequence TTGGCCGCGGAGAACCGGCGGCTGCGCGGGGAGCGGGCGCGGGCGCATCTGCTGGATCTGGCCACCGGGGTGCTCGCCGTGCAGCTGGGGGTTTCCACGGGCGATGCGGCCGAGCATCTGACGGCGCTCGCGGGGGCCACCGGGATGACGGTCGAGGACCTCGCCGCGGACGTCGTGAACTCCGTCGCCGGCCCCCGGGCGGCGGAGGGACTGGGGGCGCCCCCGCCCGCGTCGCCGCTGCCCGCCCGCCGGAGCCGCCGTACCGCCGCCGTCGTCGAGACGGCCGAGGACGTCGCGGCGGCCGCCCAGGCGCTGCTCGACGGCGGGCTCGGGCCGCTCGGGGCGGACAGCGTGTGGTTGTGGCGGCTGGTCGACGGCGGGTGTCTGCGGCTCGCCGGGCACGCCGGGGTGGGGGCGGCGGAGGCCGCGGCCTGGTGGTGGATCCCGCCCGCCGCACCGGAGGCGATCCGGGCCGTGCTCGACGGCAACGCGCCCGTGTGGCTGCCCGAGGGCCCGACCGCCGGCGCCGCCCTGCCCGGCGCCGGCGAGGGCGCCGCACGGGCCGTGCTGCCGCTGCGCCGGCGCGGCACGACAGAGGGCGTCGCGCTGGTCGGCTGGCCCGGACCCGTGACCTTCGACCCGACGCTGCGCCGGGCCGTCGGCGGCCTGATGGACGTGGCCGGCGCCCTCCTGGACCGGCCCGACGGCGAGGAGGCCGGCGCCCCCGTCCTCGTCGACCTGCTCGACGCGCTGACCCACCCGGCCGCCCTGCTCCGTACCGGCGAGGCCACCGGAACCCCGGTCGTGGAGGTGGAACACGTCAACGAGGCCGCCGTCACCGCCCTCGGCGGCACCCTCCCCGCCGACGACCCCTCCCTCGCCCGCGCCTTCCCGCACGCGCACACCGAGCTCGCCCGGCTGGCCCGCCGCGCCCGCCACACCCGCCGCCCCGGCCACGCCGCCCGGCTGCCCGCCGGGCCCCCGGCGGACGGCCCAGGACCGCTGCTCGACGTCCGCGTGCTGCCCGCCGGACCCGACCGCGCCGTCGTCCTCTGGCACACCACCGGCGACCCCGGCCTGGCCACCGGCCGCGCCGTCGCCCGGCTGCAGAGCGTCGCCACCTTCCAGGACAGCCTGACCGGCGGCGACACCATGTGGTCGGAGCAGGCGTACGGCATCTTCGGCATGGCCCGCGACGAGGCCCCGCTCCCGCTGCTCGCGCTGCGCGCCCGCATCCACCAGGAGGACGGCGAGGCCCTGACCGCGCTGCTCAGGACGCTCACCGAGCGCCGCACGGGCGCCCAGACCGTCCTGCGGACCGTGCTGCCCGACGGCTCAGTCCGGCATGTACGGGTCGCGGCGGAACCGCTCCTCGACGGCGACACCGTCACCGGCTTCGTCGGCGCCTACCAGGACGTCTCCGCGACCCGCCGCACCGAGCTCGCCCTGACCGCGACCTTCGACCGGCTCACCGCCGTCCGCGACCAGGCCGAGCTGCGCCACCAGGTCGCCCTCCAGCTCCAGCGGGCGATCGTCCCCGAGGCGCCCGCCCTGGGCGAACTCCCCGGCGGGCTCACCGTCGCCGCCCGCTACCGGCCGGCCGCCGAGGAGTACCAGGTCGGCGGCGACTGGTACGACGTCCTGCCGCTGCCCGGCGGCAAGGTGCTGCTCGCCGTCGGCGACATCGCCGGACACGGCATCGACTCCGTCACCGGCATGGTCTCCCTCCGCAACGCCCAGCGCGCCCTCGCCTTCACCGGCCGCCCGCCCCACCAGCTGATGGGCTGGCTCAACGAGGTCACCCTCCGCACCGGCGGCGGCTCCACCGCCACCGCCGTCTGCGCCCTGTACGACCCCGAGGACGGCGGCCTCGTCTGGTCCAGCGCCGGCCACCTTCCGCTGCTGCTGATCCGCGACGGCCGGGCCCGGCTCCTCGAACCGCCGCAGGACGTCCTCCTCGGCGCGGTGCCCTCGTACGCGTACGAGGAACGCCGCACCGCACTGCACCCCGGCGACACCCTGCTGCTCTACACCGACGGCCTGGTCGAGCGCCGGCACGAGGGCCTCGGCCCCGGGCTCGCGCGGCTGCTCGCAGTCGCGACCCGGGTGGCGGGCCGGGAGAGCCCGGAACTCCTCGTCGACGCGCTGCTCGCCATGGCCCTCGGGGACACGGACGACGACACGAGCGTGGTCGCCGTCCGCGTCCGGCGCCCGGAGGAGACCGCCGGCCGCGAGGAGCCCGGTCCGCAGCGGCTCAGTCCTCAAGCCGGCGACGGATCCTGA
- a CDS encoding HAMP domain-containing protein gives MAERTPAPHGEHGEHDGPRDGERDGRRPDAGSAEEGLRRLLAGLTAVRDGELSVRLPEGAEGVQGEIATVYNDMVDRLSLLTAEVTRVAGEVGGQGLLGGRAGAPRASGVWRELTTGVNTMADNLTSQVRSIAQVATAVARGDLTQKIRVDARGEILELKETINTMVDRLSSFAEEVTRVAREVGTEGKLGGQARVRGVSGTWKDLTDNVNSMADNLTNQVRNIAQVTTSVAQGDLTSRIDVSARGEILELKTTINTMVDQLSSFAAEVTRVAREVGTEGQLGGQAEVEGVSGTWMRLTENVNELAGNLTRQVRAIAEVTSAVAEGDLTRSITVEAPGEVGELRDNINAMVESLRATTRANEEQDWLQTNLARITALLQGTRGLPEIAELIMAEVPPLVSAQYGAFFLTADAPVGEQRAEQGAEPGGEQGAGPVDVPAAESRAGPDLVMAASYGLPVAPGDPPRRFRTGEGLVGQAARDRRVLLVDPVPEGYATVSSAVGTGEPAALIVLPIVVEDQVLGAVELASLRPFGALQRDFLDRFVVSAGAVLSSLVANLRTDELLAQSRSLADELRSRTLELQARQRELQRSNAELQEQAELLAERNQDIESKNRVIEQARQELEARAQQLSRTSMYKSEFLANMSHELRTPLNSLLILARLLAQNPEGNLTEKQVDYAEVIHSAGSDLLQLINDILDLSKVEAGKMEVRREPFALSQLLEYLEATFGPVADQQGLDFAVSVAPDVPERLTTDEARLRQVLRNLLSNALKFTEVGEVSLTVERTPPDEVPAALRDGRPVLAFRVADTGVGIPADRLRHIFDAFQQGDGTTSREYGGTGLGLSISREVATLLGGTIEVESTPGRGSRFTFHLPEQAAAPAPGPAAPATDTRTETDSQAGDQAAESAAPAPAPAPAPAAATVLIVDDDIRNVFALTQVLETHGLRVLTADGGRRAIELLSAHDEVRLVLMDVMMAGMDGYRAIEEIRRMPGRAGLPIIVVTAKAMPGDRARALEAGADDYVAKPVDEAELMVRIRRRLED, from the coding sequence ATGGCAGAGCGCACACCAGCACCCCACGGCGAGCACGGCGAGCACGACGGCCCGCGCGACGGCGAGCGGGACGGGCGCCGGCCCGACGCCGGGTCCGCCGAGGAGGGGCTGCGGCGGCTGCTCGCCGGGCTGACCGCCGTACGGGACGGGGAGCTGTCCGTACGGCTGCCCGAGGGCGCGGAGGGCGTGCAGGGGGAGATCGCGACCGTCTACAACGACATGGTCGACCGGCTGTCGCTGCTGACCGCCGAGGTGACCCGGGTGGCCGGCGAGGTCGGCGGGCAGGGCCTGCTCGGCGGGCGGGCGGGCGCGCCGCGGGCGAGCGGGGTGTGGCGGGAGCTCACCACCGGTGTGAACACGATGGCGGACAACCTCACCTCCCAGGTGCGCTCCATCGCTCAGGTCGCGACCGCCGTGGCCCGCGGCGACCTCACGCAGAAGATCCGGGTGGACGCGCGCGGCGAGATCCTGGAGCTGAAGGAGACCATCAACACGATGGTCGACCGGCTGTCCTCGTTCGCCGAGGAGGTGACCCGGGTGGCCCGCGAGGTCGGCACCGAGGGCAAGCTCGGCGGCCAGGCCCGGGTGCGCGGGGTGTCCGGCACCTGGAAGGACCTCACCGACAACGTCAACTCGATGGCGGACAACCTGACCAACCAGGTCCGCAACATCGCGCAGGTGACCACCTCCGTCGCCCAGGGCGATCTGACCAGCCGGATCGACGTGTCGGCGCGCGGCGAGATCCTGGAGCTCAAGACCACCATCAACACGATGGTCGACCAGCTGTCGTCCTTCGCCGCCGAGGTGACCCGGGTGGCCCGCGAGGTCGGCACCGAGGGCCAGCTCGGCGGTCAGGCGGAGGTGGAGGGCGTCTCCGGGACCTGGATGCGGCTCACCGAGAACGTCAACGAGCTGGCCGGGAACCTGACCCGCCAGGTCCGGGCCATCGCCGAGGTCACGAGCGCGGTCGCCGAGGGCGACCTCACCCGCTCCATCACCGTCGAGGCGCCGGGCGAGGTCGGCGAGCTCCGCGACAACATCAACGCCATGGTGGAGTCGCTGCGCGCGACCACCCGCGCCAACGAGGAGCAGGACTGGCTGCAGACCAATCTGGCCCGGATCACGGCGCTGCTGCAGGGCACCCGTGGACTGCCGGAGATCGCGGAGCTGATCATGGCGGAGGTGCCGCCGCTGGTCTCGGCCCAGTACGGGGCCTTCTTCCTGACCGCCGACGCGCCGGTCGGCGAGCAGAGGGCCGAGCAGGGCGCCGAGCCGGGCGGCGAGCAGGGCGCCGGGCCCGTCGACGTACCCGCCGCCGAGTCGCGTGCGGGCCCCGATCTGGTCATGGCCGCCTCGTACGGTCTGCCGGTCGCCCCCGGCGATCCGCCGCGCCGCTTCCGGACCGGCGAGGGGCTGGTCGGGCAGGCCGCCCGGGACCGGCGCGTACTGCTCGTCGATCCGGTGCCCGAGGGGTACGCGACGGTGTCCTCCGCCGTCGGCACCGGCGAGCCGGCCGCGCTGATCGTGCTGCCGATCGTGGTCGAGGACCAGGTCCTCGGCGCCGTCGAACTCGCCTCCCTGCGGCCCTTCGGCGCGCTGCAACGCGACTTCCTGGACCGGTTCGTGGTGAGCGCGGGCGCCGTGCTGAGTTCGCTGGTCGCCAACCTCCGCACCGACGAACTGCTCGCCCAGTCCCGCAGCCTCGCCGACGAACTCCGCTCCCGCACCCTTGAGTTGCAGGCCCGGCAGCGCGAACTCCAGCGCTCCAACGCCGAGCTGCAGGAGCAGGCGGAGCTGCTCGCCGAGCGCAACCAGGACATCGAGTCGAAGAACCGGGTCATCGAGCAGGCCCGGCAGGAACTGGAGGCGCGCGCCCAGCAGTTGTCCCGCACCTCGATGTACAAGTCGGAGTTCCTGGCCAACATGAGCCACGAGCTGCGCACCCCGCTCAACAGTCTGCTGATCCTGGCCCGGCTGCTCGCGCAGAACCCGGAGGGGAATCTGACGGAGAAACAGGTCGACTACGCGGAGGTCATCCACTCGGCCGGTTCGGACCTGCTGCAGCTGATCAACGACATCCTCGACCTGTCGAAGGTGGAGGCGGGCAAGATGGAGGTGCGGCGCGAACCGTTCGCGCTGTCCCAGCTCCTGGAGTACCTGGAGGCCACCTTCGGCCCGGTCGCCGACCAGCAGGGCCTGGACTTCGCCGTGTCCGTGGCCCCCGACGTGCCCGAGCGGCTGACCACCGACGAGGCGCGGCTGCGGCAGGTGCTGCGCAACCTCCTCTCCAACGCGCTGAAGTTCACCGAGGTCGGCGAGGTGTCGCTGACCGTCGAGCGCACACCGCCCGACGAGGTGCCGGCGGCGCTGCGGGACGGGCGGCCGGTGCTGGCGTTCCGGGTCGCGGACACCGGGGTGGGGATCCCGGCGGACCGGCTGCGGCACATCTTCGACGCGTTCCAGCAGGGCGACGGGACGACGTCGCGCGAGTACGGCGGGACGGGCCTCGGCCTCTCCATCAGCCGCGAGGTGGCCACCCTCCTGGGCGGCACCATCGAGGTGGAGAGCACCCCGGGGCGCGGCAGCCGCTTCACCTTCCACCTCCCGGAGCAGGCGGCCGCCCCCGCCCCGGGCCCAGCGGCCCCGGCCACCGACACCCGCACCGAGACCGACAGCCAGGCCGGGGACCAGGCGGCCGAGAGCGCGGCCCCCGCCCCCGCCCCGGCGCCGGCGCCCGCGGCGGCGACCGTCCTGATCGTGGACGACGACATCCGTAACGTCTTCGCGCTCACCCAGGTCCTGGAGACGCACGGGCTGCGGGTGCTGACCGCCGACGGGGGGCGGCGGGCCATCGAGCTGCTCTCCGCGCACGACGAGGTCCGGCTCGTCCTGATGGACGTGATGATGGCCGGCATGGACGGCTATCGCGCGATCGAGGAGATCCGGCGGATGCCCGGCCGGGCCGGTCTGCCGATCATCGTCGTCACCGCGAAGGCCATGCCGGGCGACCGGGCCCGCGCGCTGGAGGCGGGCGCCGACGACTATGTCGCCAAGCCGGTCGACGAGGCGGAGCTGATGGTCAGGATCCGTCGCCGGCTTGAGGACTGA
- a CDS encoding ATP-binding protein, producing MPPGPGVVAACREATRRALSAWFGPADTPDTRAVADALLLVSEVVTNAHTHGGVPSELRLDGTDRALWVQVSDTNPHRPRPHGPHRAYRSSGHGLYLLQRLAARWGTVPRGQDGKTVWFQVDLFPEASGPGGS from the coding sequence ATGCCACCGGGTCCCGGAGTCGTCGCCGCCTGCCGGGAGGCGACCCGGCGGGCGCTGAGCGCCTGGTTCGGGCCCGCGGACACGCCCGACACACGGGCGGTGGCGGACGCGCTGCTGCTGGTCTCCGAGGTCGTCACGAACGCGCACACGCACGGCGGCGTGCCCAGCGAGCTGCGCCTCGACGGGACCGACCGTGCGCTGTGGGTGCAGGTCAGCGACACCAACCCGCACCGGCCGCGGCCGCACGGCCCGCACCGGGCCTACCGCTCCTCCGGACACGGGCTCTATCTGCTGCAACGGCTCGCCGCACGGTGGGGCACGGTGCCCCGGGGGCAGGACGGCAAGACGGTCTGGTTCCAGGTGGACCTGTTCCCGGAGGCTTCCGGACCTGGCGGGTCCTAG
- a CDS encoding ATP-binding protein, producing MRGREDDGDRPPDAAAFADSLSDPFVDAFAGAQVRRLLLGTTTGAVTRCRDFTAVALRDWGWLPATTPEGRERAEDVLLMVSEVVTNACLHAAGPEELVLRHADGRLRLEVADGSPDPPRPHAPRSPALPGGHGLMVLDRLAGAWGSAPKANGALGKIVWVEVTRPSRPPWRSD from the coding sequence ATGAGGGGGCGGGAAGACGACGGCGACCGGCCACCGGACGCGGCCGCCTTCGCCGATTCCCTCTCCGACCCCTTCGTCGACGCCTTCGCCGGCGCCCAGGTCCGGCGGCTCCTCCTCGGCACCACCACCGGCGCCGTGACCCGCTGCCGCGACTTCACGGCGGTCGCGCTGCGCGACTGGGGGTGGCTGCCCGCGACCACGCCCGAGGGGCGCGAACGCGCCGAGGACGTGCTCCTGATGGTGTCGGAGGTGGTCACCAACGCGTGCCTGCACGCCGCCGGGCCCGAGGAGCTGGTGCTGCGGCACGCCGACGGCCGACTGCGCCTCGAAGTGGCCGACGGGAGTCCGGACCCGCCCCGCCCGCACGCGCCCCGCTCTCCGGCGCTGCCCGGCGGGCACGGGCTGATGGTCCTGGACCGGCTGGCCGGGGCCTGGGGCTCGGCGCCGAAGGCGAACGGCGCCCTCGGGAAGATCGTGTGGGTGGAGGTCACCCGCCCGTCCCGGCCGCCCTGGCGGAGCGACTGA
- a CDS encoding STAS domain-containing protein has translation MDRAEDFAGRLDVRELNGRRPDTVVLALAGELDHDSAGPLRDALAEHDGSDGSGRDGFRIVVDCSGLSFCDSTGLNVLLRARLRMTEAGGRLDLAGLRPPVDRMFEITGARSVFRVYETVASALADAPAPEGS, from the coding sequence ATGGACCGGGCGGAGGACTTCGCCGGACGGCTCGACGTCCGGGAGCTGAACGGACGGCGCCCCGACACCGTCGTCCTCGCCCTCGCGGGCGAACTCGACCACGACTCGGCGGGCCCGCTCCGGGACGCCCTCGCGGAGCACGACGGGAGCGACGGAAGCGGCAGGGACGGATTCCGGATCGTCGTCGACTGCTCCGGGCTGAGCTTCTGCGACTCCACCGGTCTGAACGTGCTGCTCCGCGCCCGGCTGCGGATGACCGAGGCCGGCGGACGCCTCGACCTCGCGGGACTGCGACCGCCGGTGGACCGCATGTTCGAGATCACCGGAGCGCGCTCGGTCTTCCGGGTGTACGAGACCGTCGCGAGCGCCCTCGCGGACGCCCCGGCCCCGGAGGGGTCATGA
- a CDS encoding STAS domain-containing protein, with translation MVPVDFVPPQGGERNPAPAGQEPRTYRAPAGTAWVVREPSPAPGTVVLAATGEFDVDTIDCLRRALAEARHSGCRQTVLDISQIGFGDSSFLHELLTAHFAHGRLVLAGPVPRQLKQLFAMTGTLRLFTIVKDREVLGFA, from the coding sequence ATGGTCCCCGTGGATTTCGTGCCGCCCCAGGGCGGGGAGCGGAACCCGGCCCCCGCCGGTCAGGAGCCGCGGACCTACCGCGCCCCTGCGGGCACCGCCTGGGTGGTCCGCGAACCCTCCCCGGCACCGGGCACCGTGGTGCTCGCGGCGACCGGGGAGTTCGACGTCGACACGATCGACTGTCTGCGCCGGGCGCTCGCCGAGGCCCGGCACTCGGGCTGCCGGCAGACCGTCCTCGACATCTCGCAGATCGGCTTCGGCGACTCGTCGTTCCTGCACGAGCTGCTGACCGCCCATTTCGCGCACGGCCGGCTCGTGCTCGCCGGCCCGGTGCCGCGGCAGCTGAAGCAGCTGTTCGCGATGACGGGGACGCTGCGGCTGTTCACCATCGTCAAAGATCGCGAGGTGCTCGGCTTCGCCTGA
- a CDS encoding questin oxidase family protein, translating into METTDRHSTDRTGVLDEALERLHSSGPERLGRLTNHAPMAVEALAAHGEGRAVHRWLDAYAPKLEEFPAGVAPVTGEDWREALGDPRRAADWIGHFGRELAERPWRDVLAEWWPRLLPGMYGGSTHPVIRVGHAVRTLLADGGDHTGPRLTELAHGLGYWAARHRPVTGVAPLPGADGATAAAALDAVPRIAGQEGSFPDRLGRVGELPVWAASVTGPDAAYERLTELVRAATHRYATHGHGEETMLVHAATAPNAVLRTLPALPRDLWVPSLHAAWTASAAVTAMYAPAEAVVPAPPASRTPEEVFERALAHGDEHVIKLTDTALDFPDELSLAAALRAVELSEPLRP; encoded by the coding sequence ATGGAGACGACAGACAGGCACAGCACCGACCGCACCGGCGTTCTCGACGAGGCGCTGGAGCGGCTGCACTCCAGCGGGCCCGAGCGGCTCGGGCGGCTCACCAATCACGCGCCCATGGCCGTGGAGGCGCTGGCCGCGCACGGGGAGGGGCGAGCGGTGCATCGGTGGCTGGATGCGTACGCGCCGAAGCTGGAGGAGTTCCCGGCCGGGGTCGCGCCCGTCACCGGCGAGGACTGGCGGGAGGCGCTGGGCGACCCGCGGCGGGCCGCCGACTGGATCGGGCACTTCGGCCGGGAACTCGCCGAGCGCCCCTGGCGGGACGTGCTCGCCGAGTGGTGGCCCCGGCTGCTGCCGGGGATGTACGGCGGTTCGACGCACCCCGTGATCCGCGTCGGGCACGCCGTACGCACCCTGCTCGCGGACGGCGGCGACCACACCGGCCCACGGCTCACCGAGCTGGCGCACGGCCTCGGCTACTGGGCCGCCCGGCACCGCCCCGTCACCGGCGTCGCCCCGCTGCCGGGCGCGGACGGGGCCACCGCCGCCGCCGCGCTCGACGCCGTACCGCGCATCGCCGGGCAGGAGGGGAGCTTCCCCGACCGGCTCGGGCGGGTCGGGGAGCTGCCGGTCTGGGCGGCGTCGGTGACCGGCCCGGACGCGGCGTACGAGCGGCTCACCGAACTCGTCCGCGCCGCGACCCACCGCTACGCCACCCACGGCCACGGCGAGGAGACCATGCTGGTCCACGCCGCCACCGCGCCCAACGCCGTCCTGCGCACCCTGCCCGCACTCCCCCGCGACCTGTGGGTGCCGAGCCTGCACGCCGCGTGGACGGCGTCGGCGGCGGTGACCGCGATGTACGCGCCGGCCGAGGCCGTCGTCCCCGCACCGCCCGCCTCCCGCACCCCCGAGGAGGTCTTCGAGCGCGCCCTCGCGCACGGCGACGAACACGTGATCAAGCTGACCGACACGGCCCTCGACTTCCCCGACGAGCTCTCGCTCGCGGCGGCCCTGCGCGCCGTGGAACTCAGCGAGCCGCTGCGCCCCTGA
- a CDS encoding adenosine deaminase, whose translation MLVAALCLLPAAVAGPAGQASAAPGAPAAPRPAVTAGEAVASARLAAIRQDPAALQAFFRAMPKGGELHNHLSGAVTTEYLIELAAEDGLCIDTKTMTAVAPPCGPGTRPAADARTDGAFHDALVREWSMQDFPPGGNGHDHFFDTFGKFGEVTWRHRGKLLAEFADTVAEQNQFYLETLVTPASDSAKKLAGEVGWDADLARMHSKLVAGGKLDKVVAEARKEADAGDAEFRTEARCATDTPRPGCGLTVRWISQVSRGSTNERVFTQMALGMRLAEADPRFVAVNLVQPEDWDTSLANYRTQMRMLQYLRGVYPKAHVTLHAGELWPGLVKPEHLTFHIGEAVNTAGAERIGHGVDLVHEDDWQRVADTMAERRIAVEVPFTSNAQILGVKGADHPFETYRAHGVPIVLATDDPGVSRIDITHEYRYAAETYDLGYRELKDLARASLEYAFLPGASIWQGNPTRDGYRLAGACRHDEPGSERLRPACRRLLDASPKAAVEWRQEAAFGAFEHRVATGSVGS comes from the coding sequence CTGCTCGTCGCCGCGCTGTGCCTGCTGCCGGCGGCCGTCGCCGGCCCGGCGGGCCAGGCGAGCGCCGCGCCCGGCGCTCCCGCCGCGCCGCGGCCGGCGGTGACGGCGGGGGAGGCGGTGGCCTCCGCGCGGCTCGCCGCGATCCGCCAGGACCCGGCCGCGCTGCAGGCCTTCTTCCGGGCCATGCCCAAGGGCGGTGAGCTGCACAACCACCTCTCCGGCGCGGTCACCACCGAGTATCTGATCGAGCTCGCCGCCGAGGACGGCCTCTGTATCGACACCAAGACGATGACGGCCGTCGCGCCGCCGTGCGGCCCGGGCACGCGCCCCGCCGCCGACGCGCGCACCGACGGCGCGTTCCACGACGCGCTCGTACGCGAGTGGTCGATGCAGGACTTCCCGCCCGGCGGCAACGGCCACGACCACTTCTTCGACACCTTCGGCAAGTTCGGCGAGGTGACCTGGCGGCACCGCGGCAAGCTGCTCGCCGAGTTCGCCGACACGGTGGCCGAGCAGAACCAGTTCTATCTGGAGACCCTGGTCACCCCGGCCTCCGACAGCGCGAAGAAGCTCGCGGGCGAGGTCGGCTGGGACGCCGACCTGGCCCGGATGCACAGCAAGCTGGTCGCGGGCGGCAAGCTCGACAAGGTGGTCGCCGAGGCGCGCAAGGAGGCCGACGCCGGCGACGCCGAGTTCCGCACGGAGGCCCGCTGCGCCACCGACACGCCCCGCCCCGGCTGCGGGCTGACGGTCCGCTGGATCTCCCAGGTCTCGCGCGGCAGCACCAACGAGCGGGTCTTCACGCAGATGGCGCTCGGCATGCGGCTCGCCGAGGCAGACCCGCGCTTCGTCGCGGTCAACCTCGTGCAGCCCGAGGACTGGGACACCTCCCTGGCCAACTACCGCACCCAGATGCGGATGCTGCAGTACCTGCGCGGCGTCTACCCGAAGGCCCATGTCACCCTGCACGCCGGCGAGCTGTGGCCCGGTCTCGTCAAGCCCGAGCACCTCACCTTCCACATCGGCGAGGCGGTGAACACGGCCGGCGCCGAGCGCATCGGGCACGGCGTCGACCTCGTCCACGAGGACGACTGGCAGCGGGTGGCCGACACCATGGCCGAGCGGCGGATCGCCGTCGAGGTGCCGTTCACCAGCAACGCCCAGATCCTCGGCGTCAAGGGCGCCGACCACCCCTTCGAGACGTACCGCGCGCACGGCGTCCCGATCGTCCTCGCCACCGACGACCCGGGCGTCTCGCGGATCGACATCACCCACGAGTACCGCTACGCCGCCGAGACGTACGACCTCGGCTACCGCGAGCTGAAGGACCTGGCCCGCGCCTCCCTGGAGTACGCCTTCCTGCCCGGCGCGAGCATCTGGCAGGGCAACCCGACCCGTGACGGCTACCGCCTGGCCGGTGCCTGCCGCCACGACGAGCCGGGCTCCGAGCGGCTGCGCCCCGCCTGCCGCCGGCTCCTCGACGCCAGCCCCAAGGCGGCCGTCGAGTGGCGCCAGGAGGCCGCGTTCGGCGCCTTCGAGCACCGCGTCGCGACGGGCTCCGTCGGCAGCTGA